Part of the Limihaloglobus sulfuriphilus genome is shown below.
CACTATGCCGCCGGGGATCAGGCTCTGGCTGACCCAGTTAATCTGACCGACAACCTCCGGCATGAGCGTTACCTCCTGAGCAGCGATAACATTACCCATACAGGCAACATCTGCCGAGACATTGTCCCTTTCAACGGAAATACACTCAACAAGCCGTGCCTGCCGTTTTGGCGGTTTCTGCTCGGCCTTGGGGCCGGTTTCTATCTGATGTTTATAAAACCCGATCGCTGATATAATAATCAGCACCGGCACAACCAGTTTAAACAGGATTGAGCCAAGCACATTCAAAGTCTTGTGTTCTGAAAAAGATGATTTTTCTTCCGGCATATTTTTGCCTCATAAAACGTATTAAAAATGGTTTATATGGTTTACTGTATATTTATTAGTCAAAGCCGCTGATTCAGCTACATCGGGCTTTGGTTTTCGTTTGCTTCATCGTATATCAAGACGGCCTGCTGAGGTTTTTTCATCTGCCATCCGCCGGCAATCGCCTTGCACAGGTCTATGCGTTTTTCAATGAGGACTCTCCTGGCCTGCAGCTCGGAGAGCTCAAGAGACTGCTGTGAAACCAGCGATTCGAGAACACGGATATAATCAAACTGACCCTTTATGAAGCTCTCTCTTGTGCGCTCAAAGACATCTCTTGAAAGATCGAGCTGGCTGCGGACACTCTCTACAAACTGCCTTTGGTAATCCTCTGCGGCCAGGGCGTCTTCTACCTCTTTGAGTGATTCGAGCACCGTCTGGCTGTAGCTGTTGATTGCCTCTGAGAGCCGGGCTCTGCTTCGCTCAACCTCGGCTTTTCTGGAACCCCCGTCAAACAGAGGACCGGTAACACCCGCCGCGATATTCGCCAGCCAGTCATCGAAGATGTCGCTGGTGCTTTCACCGCCGGTCTGTGCCGCGGCGGTTATCCGCAAAGAAGGATACTGGTTAGCTATCGAGGCGGCTGCTCTCTCGTCCGCTGCGAGAACGCTTTTATACGCGCCGGCAATATCGGGCCTTCTGAGGATAAGCTCCGAGGGGATAGAGACCTGGGGCAGTCTGGATAACTCAATTAGCTGAGCCTCCCCGCCGGGCCAGTGTTTGCCGGGGGCTTTCCCGGCGAGAATGGAAAGCTGATACTGCAGCAGCTCGCAGCTCTGCCGTGCCTGTATAAGCCGGCCATTTGAGGACTCTACAAGCTGTCTCTGCCGGAACACGTCCGCGGCAGAGGCCTGAGCCTTTTTGAACTGGAGTGTAATCAGCTCCAGCACCTGCCGGTTCGAGCCTAGCTGGCGTTCTATGACCTCAACCCTGCGGCACGCCTCGGCATACTGATACCAGGTTCCGGCAATTGTCGAGCTGAGCGTGATCGCCGCCGCGGCAAGCTCATGTTCTCTTGCCTGAGCATCATAGACTGCCGCCTGTTCGATTGATTTTATGCGGCCCCAAAGGTCAACTTCATAACCCAGGGATAAGCCAAGATTGTAATCTGTGGTATAGTTTCTATTGGAGCCTCTCTCGGTGACACTCCTGCCTGCGGAACCGTCGTAGTTAACCGCCGGCAAATGGTCGGCTCCTGCCTTAATCGCTTCCTGGCGAGCCTGTTCAAGCCTGTCCCAGGCGGCACGTATCGTGAAATTATCACCAACCGCCTGTTCTATCAGCTCGCTGAGCTGCGGGTCTTCTAAAGACTGCCACCATTTTTCCGGCAGAACGTCTGTGCCCTCTGCACTGAATTTATCGGGCAGATTCATCTCAACTCTCCCCGGCTCTCGCTCGGGCATACATCCGCCCAGACTGATAACAGCCGCGGCAACAATTATAATATTCATCAATAATGCTGGTTGAACGATTCTGGAAAGCATTTGCATTATCCTTTAGCTGCTCTGGCAAATGATGTTGATGATTTCGGCTGTGACTTCTCTAACCGGTTTCGAACCTGACTGATGCCGGCGAGCGAGAAGTCTGTGATATGCTCGGCAAGCTGGTCGATATTCTCCGGCAGTGTCCATTTATGAAACGGCATGGGAAAATCTTTAAACAGCTGCGTATTGCCGTCCTGAATTTTGCGGGAATTCAGGATTGAGAGCTTAAACGCCAATGCCAGACACTGGTTTATGACGCTGAAATG
Proteins encoded:
- a CDS encoding efflux transporter outer membrane subunit, with translation MNIIIVAAAVISLGGCMPEREPGRVEMNLPDKFSAEGTDVLPEKWWQSLEDPQLSELIEQAVGDNFTIRAAWDRLEQARQEAIKAGADHLPAVNYDGSAGRSVTERGSNRNYTTDYNLGLSLGYEVDLWGRIKSIEQAAVYDAQAREHELAAAAITLSSTIAGTWYQYAEACRRVEVIERQLGSNRQVLELITLQFKKAQASAADVFRQRQLVESSNGRLIQARQSCELLQYQLSILAGKAPGKHWPGGEAQLIELSRLPQVSIPSELILRRPDIAGAYKSVLAADERAAASIANQYPSLRITAAAQTGGESTSDIFDDWLANIAAGVTGPLFDGGSRKAEVERSRARLSEAINSYSQTVLESLKEVEDALAAEDYQRQFVESVRSQLDLSRDVFERTRESFIKGQFDYIRVLESLVSQQSLELSELQARRVLIEKRIDLCKAIAGGWQMKKPQQAVLIYDEANENQSPM